The Hippea jasoniae genome includes a window with the following:
- the dprA gene encoding DNA-processing protein DprA: MHTNELKILLSGINIKDPSRFESLDELYFEVKDKIKKRDVSKELEYVEKNSIKLISFFDDDYPERLRQMDYPPVVLYVKGKLKELSMPLAVVGSRHPSGYGQKALKHILPPIVEAGFEIISGLAMGIDALAHKIAIGGGGYTIGVLGCGIDIVYPYSNKALFELMPQKGCIISEFPLSTPPNRYNFPRRNRIIAGLSDAVFVVEAELKSGSLITARIAAEQGKTVFALPGDIFSKRSEGTNRLIYDGATIVIDRYTIPSHFYVELKKEIGQYSDYATPELEEKEKLVYEAMDAEMDENEIALKTQLTIQEVAEIIFDLSLKGLVKKTPSGYIRQ, from the coding sequence TTGCATACAAATGAACTTAAAATTCTGCTTTCTGGCATAAACATTAAAGACCCATCAAGATTTGAAAGTTTAGATGAGCTGTATTTTGAGGTTAAAGATAAAATAAAAAAAAGAGATGTATCAAAAGAACTTGAATATGTAGAGAAAAACAGTATCAAACTTATAAGTTTTTTTGATGATGACTATCCAGAAAGACTTAGGCAAATGGATTATCCACCTGTAGTGCTATATGTAAAAGGAAAACTTAAAGAACTATCTATGCCTCTTGCAGTGGTGGGCAGCAGGCATCCATCAGGCTATGGGCAAAAGGCTCTCAAACATATACTTCCACCTATAGTTGAGGCTGGGTTTGAAATAATAAGCGGCCTTGCCATGGGCATAGATGCACTTGCCCATAAAATTGCCATAGGTGGGGGTGGCTATACAATTGGAGTTTTGGGCTGCGGTATAGATATAGTGTATCCTTATAGCAATAAAGCGTTGTTTGAGCTAATGCCTCAAAAAGGCTGCATAATCAGCGAATTTCCTCTTTCAACCCCACCGAATAGATATAACTTTCCAAGGAGAAACAGAATTATAGCGGGACTCTCTGATGCTGTATTTGTGGTTGAGGCAGAGCTTAAAAGCGGTTCACTAATTACAGCAAGGATTGCAGCAGAACAGGGAAAAACGGTATTTGCCCTGCCGGGTGATATATTTTCAAAACGTAGCGAAGGAACAAATAGATTGATATACGATGGTGCAACAATTGTTATTGATAGATACACAATTCCATCTCATTTCTATGTCGAGCTTAAAAAGGAGATAGGACAATACAGTGATTATGCAACGCCTGAGTTAGAAGAAAAAGAAAAACTCGTTTATGAGGCAATGGATGCAGAGATGGATGAAAATGAGATAGCTCTAAAAACACAACTAACAATTCAGGAGGTTGCTGAGATTATTTTTGATCTGTCCTTGAAGGGTCTTGTTAAAAAAACGCCGTCAGGATATATAAGGCAGTGA
- a CDS encoding class I SAM-dependent methyltransferase: MEKKISKVEIDGFEAHIYDFMMQLLSGFTYNKFMKTVINQLKIKNNENVVDFGCGTAKNLCMIQQLTNRDVVGFDTSKEMIRIAKNRCENKNVRIFYHDIRKLAPFKNYFDVAFISFVLHGFIDSQRDMIIKNASELLKTGGRFCILDYNEFDLNKANPIVKFAFKYGECPLASEFIRIDLKSKLKRFGFVDFKEYYHYLGYVRLLVAYK, encoded by the coding sequence ATGGAGAAAAAGATTTCAAAGGTTGAGATTGACGGTTTTGAGGCTCATATCTATGATTTTATGATGCAACTTTTGAGCGGCTTTACATACAACAAGTTTATGAAAACGGTAATAAATCAACTTAAGATAAAAAATAACGAAAATGTTGTTGATTTTGGTTGCGGCACAGCAAAAAATCTCTGTATGATTCAGCAGCTCACCAATAGAGATGTTGTGGGTTTTGATACATCAAAAGAGATGATAAGAATTGCCAAAAACAGATGTGAAAACAAAAATGTAAGGATTTTTTATCACGATATCAGAAAACTAGCCCCCTTTAAAAACTATTTTGATGTGGCGTTTATATCGTTTGTTTTGCATGGGTTTATAGATTCTCAACGGGATATGATTATTAAAAATGCTTCTGAATTGCTCAAAACAGGTGGCAGGTTTTGTATACTCGACTACAACGAATTTGACTTAAATAAAGCCAACCCTATAGTAAAGTTTGCCTTTAAATACGGTGAGTGCCCTCTTGCCAGCGAATTCATCAGAATCGACCTTAAAAGTAAACTAAAGAGATTTGGCTTTGTAGATTTTAAAGAGTATTATCACTACCTTGGATATGTGAGGTTGCTTGTTGCATACAAATGA